Within Vicia villosa cultivar HV-30 ecotype Madison, WI linkage group LG1, Vvil1.0, whole genome shotgun sequence, the genomic segment accgtgaaccaggccacgttacaacccctaaaagacctaattgaagcagggtttatttcaaaagcaagttgtgtaaaaccgactcctagatgtttgcttaccatttatgttaatatcgatatgacaaataattcaagcactgaatgtcacaactttgttttaataactttgatctcgaagctagcataagcattgcattaggattatcatcttcaaaacaaatatcttttacttgtgaacaaacacttgacatcaaggaagatcaaacaatgaacgactgcagaaaaagttgatcgattccatgagccgttcacttcaaaggctgattactccaaggggcaagttgtgcGAAGACTCCGTCAACTGAGACATCCATTCAAGtttccatcaatctggggcaatcaagtcgaggaatctctcttggggtcaattaatctggggcaattacgtcgagatttgacaaatctctccaaggactCTTTGAGGAGAATTCCTTCATGGGTCGTGAAGCTTGGAGCAAAATCTTGAGTTGTATTGTCTctccccgatcataggagtttatttctcctggaaccttggtctctccccaagtataggagtttatttctcctaggattTGTTCTACCTCCTTAATCCAAGTTCCTTACCTGAATTTCTCGtcctcaacatggtgaattgagggaatctcctcaaattcaccatccccaagcaattcaagatgtagggaaagtcagtcagatgaagtcacttcctccccagcaaagctacattccaaccctcaaggcagttgccaataatctttggtactgtaaggtttccaacaccgattcataatgacatctcaagacaacaagcaacggaccccaataagCATGCTTCTCCATCATTCTAAcacctttatttggcactttgcatatagaatccattgcatataacattgcatcttcaaaagcgtagcatatccgtcaaagcggatcattacgccatagaaaaattcaaacatgcatacaaagcataagccagataatacaacaTCCCCCAATCAAGACAACAATACTTACCCACATAAAAAGTTGCCCTTACAAACTCCgactgatatctgctactacaccaCAAacctcctcaaaccatggtgccaatacctggtattctcaatccccaaaggaaatcttatcttctctctcctgtctttcttcgtcagaatcgttgtctccaaggttatttcccgtgtgctgcgtgaaaattagagtgcgaatgagggtgggcattcaacccatctcattttttcaatcgtttgaataaccatacttggtgtgtggtaattcgaacgattgccactcttgaagagttacaccccgcctgtggcctgagggattaatgtaattcttatgcttcgcaagcatcaacatcttcgtgattatgtcttttgatcgagtctagccgtgactagtctccgtgatctcttccctcgtacgggaaaactttttgTTGTGTATCCTtcgccttccgtcctggcaaaccatttcaagactaatttccaacctcagtgttgatattaagtCTTTCTTccttcgacctcagtgtcgataccttcCCTTTTTTAACCTCAGTGTTAACGCTTATCCTTTCCTTGTCCAACCTCTGTGTTGATGCCTATCACTCCTTCACCGACCTCCGCGTCaatgccaatcgtcattcacaacctcagtgttgatgtttatcttttctcgtcaCAACCTCAGTGTCGACGTCATTCCTTCACCGACCTCCGCGTCGATGCCAATCttcattcacaacctcagtgttgatgtttatcttttcttgtcccaacctcagtgttgatgtccccgacctcagtgtcgacgcctgtccttttcacaacctcagtgttgatgttccCCAACCTCGGTGTTGATAcgctccaacctcagcgttgatgtcctccaaccccagtgttgatgtttatcccttctttcaattcttgtgggtcgtaggtccgttgatcttaccctagtttcgagtcatggatcgtaggtctgtcgaccttatcctcatctttttcattcttgtggatcgtaggtccgttgaccttatcctcatctttttcattcttgtggatcgtaggtccgttgaccttatcctcatctttttcatttcctgtggatcgtaggttcgttgaccttatcctcatctttttcattcttgtgggtcgtaggtccgttgatcttaccctggtctcgagtcatggatcgtaggtctgacgaccttatcctcgtctttttcaattcttttgaGTCATGAGTTTGTTATTTCtcaccccgatgttgagtcataggtcgcacgagatcttttcctttcagtcctgaagatcgcacaagatcctctcctgatgtcgagtcgttgTTGAGTCGTAGACCGCACGAGATCTTatcttttcagtcattgtttcatgcaaccgcttcctttgagaaccttgtattggcacctaggctacgttacaagctatcaccgttcATCCAATTGCTCACTATAAATCCTTCCACCAGAAAAGCcgaaaaatttctctttccccagcagatatcaaacaaATAATAAAGATAACATCTACACCaccttctcttcaggacaaatttctggcactttgatatttaatcttcttctaccttgaatgctcgaaaggctagcgccaatctcacctttaggtttaagacgattaaataggggcagctgtcatatcccaaatttgtcccacccctttacttctaactggcttaaactTTGCATTTCACTCACATctttccattagggcattaacataattCATGCATGCATTAATCAATAATCTGACAAGGGATCAAGGATTCTGAAGGACTAGGGTTCTTTGGGGTTTTGAGGTTCTCCTCTTCATCCAGAGTGATCAAGCCACAATGACATTTTCATCAAGATTTTTCAAGAGCACCAAATGCATATGATCTcctcaaggattcaaagatcaaGGGTTCAATTAGATTCCATTCAACATTCGAGGGATTTCAACTGATTCGTTTGTGATATAAGTCTCTACCCTTAGTCAAGCAAGAATCGGAGGTTGCATGTAAATACTAGAGCATCGTACCAAGAAGGTTATTGGTCTTAACTTTGACTTcttggtcaaagtcaaccatgggaGGTTGACTTTTGACCAAAGTCCACCTCAAGCCTGTTCTCATTTATATCTCATGGATGTTATTGATTCATTTGGGTATGGCAAGATTGAATGTGAGATGAAAAGATTTGAACTTCCAATTAACGCAAGTTAGAAAAAAGGAataaaagagaatttctttacaaTATTCATTCGCTATTCCATGGCAATGAAATCCATTTCCTCATGAGATCCGTTTGTTACAGTACGTTACCTCAAAGgaaattacacaaaaaaaaatagcATATAAGTGTCCAAGCAAGCTTCATCGAGCTACACACATAAATACATATCTTCATCCAAAATTCATTCAAGTTCACCACAAGTACCCTTTCAAAATCAATACCCATTACAAAAATATATACTACAAAATGAAATAACAATAAAATCAGCTGTTGACCATGGATCAAGTTGACTGGATTTGAACTCTAGAAACCTGTCCCTGCAGTCCCACTTCTACCACTTGCTACATATGCCGTACCGTTAAAATCACCATATGCAATTCCTACATGAGTTTTCATATCAATTCAGCATTCATCATTCAGAAAAAAATCGTAAATTTCAAGTGTACAACATCATCATTATAACAAGCCCTTCTAGTCATTAATCCCATAACAATTTCTAACTTCATAACATTTTTCTAACCACAACTGTCAAAAACCAAAACAGCCCTGTACACAATTAAATCCTTCAAACAAAAGACCTGCACATTAAGCATAGCCAAGCTAACCTATCCACACAAAAAAACCAGTCCAGTACAAACCCCAGTCCAACATTCACGCTAAACAAAAAAGGTACTGACCAATGCATTCACTACTAGCTTACCAACCTTTTCGCCAATAAGATTCATGCGAGCATTCAGCATTCCAGTTCACACTCAAGTGTAATTCGCAGCCGAGCCAAATCCATCTGAAGCACCGGTTCCCTGCAATATAAAGGAAAAGAACTCGCTACAATGGTCCCTGCAAACGCTCCCCAGTTCCAGCAATTAAAACTGAGTCGACTCCGAAATATACAAAAAACACACTGCAGCCTGCatcaaataaataaaccaatcagcCCTGCATCCACAGAATAAAACCAGAACAGACACAGTTCATACATACACTTTACAGCCCCGTTCGTTTGCCGTCAAATACATCCCTGCAACCACAGTCCCACTATGATGCAGCAAACAATCCATACATCACAAACCAAAATTGACTGCAATATAGTTCGATACTCATAGCTCCATTCATTCACAAACCGCGCTTCAACATACCTGCATACATCAACCATGATCAATATCTCATATAAAGTTCAGTCAGTAACCCTGAATAAACACACTTGGACGGCATACCTCAAAGGATCATTCTACTTTCCATAATCCGCATCCAAAAAAGAATATGAAGAAACAAGTTCAGCATACATACACACATCATATATCATTCAGCCATGTTCTAAACTATCCCTAACAACAAACTAACATAACTCAGCTCCTAACTGAATTTTCTAACCACCTATAACAACCTAACAGAATTCCTAACTAACCAAAACAGAACTCTAACCAACTTATAACCGCTCAATCTCCACCCTTAGATTCTCTAACCGCTTCTCACCAATCCAATGGCTCACATCCTCTCATGAACTCTATATAAATCAatctccctccacaattcaaaggACGCCATTTTCACACCTCATACACCCTTCACCACCACCTCCTTCTCTCTCATAATTCTCTGCAACCTctctttcttctccttcaatctTTCTCCATAACCTTCACTCTCTGAACATTCATCATCACGCTGCCACACCTTCTCCACCACCTCCTTCTCTCTCATAATTCTCTGCAACCTctctttcttctccttcaatctTTCTCCATAACCTTCACTCTCTGAACATTCATCATCACGCTGCCACACCTTCTTCACCACCAACCTTCAACTTCATCTTTCGCCCTCACACCACACGAACAACAACTCTCAACATCCCTCAGTTCTCACACCACACAGAAGAACACAACAAGACGATAACAGAAAGAAAGGAGAAGGAGAATTGATAACCGAAAAAGCACTGGAACGAACCTGTAACTGAAAACGAGAACCGAATCTTCATCAACCTCTTCATCATCGCACTCCACCTCCTTCGTGAATCATCGTCGTAATCCTCTCCATCATCAACCTTCACCGATTCTTTATCCATCAAATCTTCACCACTTCACGATTCTGCATCCAAACCTGAGAATCGCACAATCATCATCTCCGCAACGACCTTCAACAAACATCTCTGCGAACAACAACACAAAGAAGAAGATATTGCAAGAGACGAGGACAGGGAGGTCAATCGGTACTCGCGACTTGTTTCCGATCGGAGAAGGAGAAGTATCGCCGTCGCCGTTCATGTTTGAGGGAGAGTTCGAGTTTGAGACGGAGAATATAGACGAGAGGGAGAGTGTAGCGACGATTAGGAGGTTGATCGGAGAAGACAAAATCTCCGGCCGCCGCTTGCTCAGAGGTGTGAGGAGAGAAGAGCGTGAGAGGTAACCTAATTCCTTTCCCAATTTCGTTCatccatttttctatttttttattattttttttttttatcatttatttgttttcctTGGATAACATTCAATAAAGTGGATCAGACAAAACAAGTTGGGCCTGATAATGCTAACCTCACCCCCTGTTTGGCCCATTGCCATTTTTGGCATAGAAAGACTGTAACAAAAAACTTCTTTGGGCCAGACCTAGGCCTGCGCTTTCTGCTACTTACACCATCATTTTAATCACACACACCCCTGTTTCCATTTTGTTTGATTAgtattttaggttttaattagattttttcttatttcttttagatgataaaaacGCTAATTTTCTTCCTTTCATTTTTAGACTTCAacataatttttgacataaaaaagaataatcacaaatattagttttaaactaATTGTTTAGTCTTTTTACTTAATTTAGAATTCTTTTCTCTTTCATAAAAGgctcataaaaaataatagtttaggcttttatttcatttctttttgcttgattaaaatcatgtatttttgtcataaaaaaccataaaaataaatagtcctttaaattcgatttttgtactattttgcatcatacaacttttattttccctacattttgcattcatttcgcatttagacatagacattagacacaccctttagatagaaacaaacataggtggataccatcgagtacgatgggcgtggggggtgctaataccttcccctcgcgtaaccgactcccgtaccttgattctctggtcgcaagaccctgttccttcctttcctaggttttctgatattcctttcccttatgggataaatatattggtggcgactctgttcatttttcgcgagcgtgcgacaatgtaCAACAACAATTTTTCAGGACATATTCCCGACACTTTAAGAAATTgtcattttttgacatttttggaTCTAGGGTCGAATCAATTAACGGGGTCAATACAATCTTGGATTGGTACTGAAATGATGATCCTAGAGACACTCATATTGAGTAGGAATTCCTTTGATGAAAGTATCCCAACAACGTTATGCCAACTCAAGTCTTTACGGTTATTAGACCTTTCAGAGAATCAATTGAAGGGGGAGATTCCAAGATGTGTATTTCCTGCAATGGCTACGGATGAAAGTGTAAATGAGAAATCCTATATGATTTTTCATACAATTAAGGAAAGTCTTTCTATATATCTAAATAGAAAATATCCATTTCGTGTTCGACTTAAAAGATATGATGTGTCTATTCAGAGTTCATTTGTAATTGAATATTTAAGAATGATTGACTTGTCGTCAAATTCTTTAACACAAGGCATTCCTGTTGAAATTACAAAGCTAGTTCATTTGCATTCGTTAAATTTGTCGGGGAACCAGTTGGTGGGTTCTATTCCTTCCAATATTGGTGAATTGGAAAACTTGGAAGTATTGGATTTATCGAGGAATCAATTATCATGTGGCCTTCCCACTACCATGGTTAATATGGTTTCCCTAGAAGTTTTGGACTTATCATACAACACTCTGTCTGGGAAACTTCTACCATGGGAGGAACAGTTTGCGACATTCGGCAATGAATCCTACGTGGGTAATCCACTCCTTTGTGGCTATCCACTCGCACAAAAATGTCAGGAAAACAGAAACAGCTCGTTGGAGGACACACATTGcaggcacaaagaagagaatgGAAATGATAGCAACCATGAAGACACCAGAAAGGGCTTGAGTATCAATCCATTCTACATAACCATGATTGCAGGATTTTTCACTGGATTTTGGGGCTCCATATTACTCTTTGCATCATGGAGACATGCATATTTCCGTTTTCTAAACAACATGGAAGATCGGATATATGTCACTGTAATTGTCACGTATAATAAATTGCAGAGGAAGTTTCGCACTCAACTACCTCCCCAGTAACATAACCATGTGTTTGCTGCGTTTGTGcttcaagaaatagaagaaaCAAATATTGTCTCCAATATTTTCTTGGTGTTTatgaatttgaataaaaaattgtaTGTCTTAAGCAATGATTACCCATAAAACTATCTATATTTTGTATTTTAGTATTAAATCTGATTTGCTACTGTTGATTATGAATCATCCAATTTGCATGCCATAGCTCAGATGTTTCCAATTCAGACTATAGGCAAATAGATTTTATGACTATAGGAAAATAGACTAACATCATATAAATCAGGTTCTCCAAGTGTAATATCGAAAATATTTGCCTGTGGACTAATATGGATGTGTTTGTATTGTAGGAGTGTAATCGTGAATTACTTAATGAAATAAGTTATAAACAACTTACATAAAAGTCATAGGTTCAACAAGAAATCTAAAAAAAGTACATACTATTTCTGTAATCTATAACGATAGATAAAAGTGATAGACAATTTTAATTTCGATTATTTTttgttcaaaatattttaatttaaattttaacttcTCTTTCACTAACCATATTCTAAGGCAATGAGATCATCAAAGCACATTATTCTTAGCCATATTGTCTCTAAACAAAAATTTAGTATTGGTAAAGTCTTGATGTTTACACACAGTTCAGGTGCAGCAAATGAAATACATCAAATTATACTGCCTCAGAAACAATGTTTACTATCTAACCCTAACAAATCAATTGCatactttttttaaattatcctttttgtttaaaaaatttacaCTACTAAAAtggtttataaataaataaaaaatgtctcaatcaaaattctcatctttATCACACTCCCTCACaagtgtatttttttttatttggtctAATAGATCAACTTTTTTTTCCCAACAGtacatcttctctctcttacttaaaatttcaaatttctttcacatttcattttcccagactttcctattttcattttcattttttctcatttacttattatcacaaaaaaatattaataatctattttttaattttaataaaattaatttatctcacgggtcactatcaacataatatctaatttattttaatcgatcattacacactttctctatcttaattaaaattttaaatttctcacattttttctcacactttcttactttcattttaatttttttctctatttatttattatctctaaaaaataatttattttttaattttaataaaactaaaaaatttgttatctcacgggtcactatcaacacaatatctattttat encodes:
- the LOC131599030 gene encoding receptor-like protein EIX2, which produces MYNNNFSGHIPDTLRNCHFLTFLDLGSNQLTGSIQSWIGTEMMILETLILSRNSFDESIPTTLCQLKSLRLLDLSENQLKGEIPRCVFPAMATDESVNEKSYMIFHTIKESLSIYLNRKYPFRVRLKRYDVSIQSSFVIEYLRMIDLSSNSLTQGIPVEITKLVHLHSLNLSGNQLVGSIPSNIGELENLEVLDLSRNQLSCGLPTTMVNMVSLEVLDLSYNTLSGKLLPWEEQFATFGNESYVGNPLLCGYPLAQKCQENRNSSLEDTHCRHKEENGNDSNHEDTRKGLSINPFYITMIAGFFTGFWGSILLFASWRHAYFRFLNNMEDRIYVTVIVTYNKLQRKFRTQLPPQ